One Primulina eburnea isolate SZY01 chromosome 4, ASM2296580v1, whole genome shotgun sequence genomic window, TGCCATGGTAAAGGCTTCTAATTATTTTCCATGATTTTGTTGTTTCTTCTCGATTACTAAACGCTGGAAGGAAAGGGAATGTCGAACCTTTATGTAATTCTGAAATGAATTATGAAAGTATGCCCTGTATGTTAACATTTTCGAAATTAATACAGTGATTGTCATGTTCACTAAATTGTGTAAATTTCTCTTTAATTTGCTTACGTGATTGTCATGTTAACTTTAtgaaatttcttatttaatgtAGAGAAAAACATATGTTGTATTTGTCGGACGAAAACCCGGCGTGTACGAGAATTGGGAGGAGGCTCAACTTCAGGTGAATAAATACAGCGGAGCTTCTCACAAATCTTATTGGAGTAGAGAAGAGGCACTGAAATCGTTTGATGAGTACATGAAAAAACAATCGGGTGGAGCTGCTACTTCTAAATCTGAATCTGATGACGCAAAATGTTCAATTTCAAGTGACGCAAGTTCGAGCGGAAAACCGAGAGACTACGAAAGAATAGCCCAAGTAGTGGAGGCTCAAATGGAATTAGAACGTGAGAATCGAAAAAATGCACTTAAAATGGAAGAGTTGTCGAAAGAGCTAAAAGAAATACTACAGTCACTACACCTTAATGAAGATAAGTAGAGTTGTTGGTTATGGTGGTGGCGCAGCTAGTGATGCTTGTGTTTGTCTAATTTTCGATTATCTTGCTCTTGTGTAAACACTGAAGTTTGTTTTATGTATTATGGGATTTGAATGAACAATGCAACAATCTGTCTTCAACAATGGCTTGAGTACCAGCAGTGTATGAGTCTTCATCTTGTGTTTGGAACTGAGTTTGCAACAATGTGTATGCAATTGTTTTGCACCATCTTCTGTTTTTTCTCCAGCATTATTTTGTTTCATTTCTGATATGTCTCCAGCACACACATACTAATTTATGTCAGTGAGTGAATGACTAAACAAGACTTCTTCATTCACAAGAAAACAAATAGCATGTCCATAACATTTACTTCCACAACCATTACAATCCAACAAAAAACAAATAACTTGTCCAATACAACTACTTCCACAACCATTACAAACCAACAAAAAACAAATAACTTGTCCACATCGCCTACTTCCACAACCAACCCAATCCAACAAAACAACATAATATGTCATCAACCACTAGCTCCAAAACCATCCAAGATTTTGATGAAGATCCAGTGCTTTCAACATTTTGAGGAAGATCCAGTACCCTTTTCCTTTGCAGCATCTTTAATTGAACGAGACACATTTGATTCTGTCGGTGCTTTTTTCCTTTGATCATCCAACGAAGCTCTCAAACTAGACACAGTAACGAAGTTCCTTCCGCCTTTCACAATAACATGTGTTTGTTTGTTGAGTACTTTATCGACCTGAAAAAGACTAATTACACTCAAACATATCCAACtcacaaaaataatattaacaGGTCTATTCGCACTTACATGAACTGATGAGATTCTGTTAGAGCTGCCAGTAATTGTTACGCCACTTGCTTGTTGTCGTACTACCtgaaaacaaacatttaaatccAAAATTTGTACATTAATTATTTGCACTTACACTAAACATAAATACACAACAAGTATTTTATAACCTGtaattttttccttttattgaatGCTGCTTCAGCAAGTTCAACAGCTGCATTCGAAATGAATCTTTCGCTTTCATCTGACGTTGTGTTGCCTTGTCCAGTCGCAACAAATTCGGCTTCAGTGCATGGTTGTGGTGCAGATTCAATGTCACCTATGAAATGCTCAATATTATttagataaaaattaaaatacgtAACTTCAATATCGTAAAAGTAACTCCAGTACATCACCTATATCCATTTCAGAGAAATTTTGCGGTGTTTGAATGGGACCGCTGGCCATGTCATTGTTTTCTTGTGATGGGTTATCTAAACCACTTGCTTTAGTAATGTTGCAACTCCTTTGATTGTGTCCAAACCCACCACATGTCCGACACTTGTTGTTTCGTTTCACACCTTTCAACTTTGATTGTCTTGAAGCAGGAACTTCATCAGGTTGTCGCCTTCTCAACTTAGCTGGCCTACCAACTTTCTCTTTGTACATTGGTGGTAATGGAGGAGTTAACTGGCATTCAGGCCACAAGGCTGATCCATTAATGGGCATGATGGAGCGCGAGTAACACTGCTTGTATTTCAATACACTGTAAAAACGATGCACATAAGCCTCGGGGTTTTCTTGCTTACACCAAATCGCACAAACAGCATGTGCACACGGAATTCCAGTCAAATCCCATTTCCTACAACTGCAAGTCATCTTACACAGGTCAACAGAGTGCTGCTGGTGTAATCCTGTGATCTGAAAATGTGTCTCGTCAGCCATCAAAGGACTAAACGCAGCTGCTTCCTTGCTATTCTTTGCCAACACAACTCTAATTTTTGGACACATCACACCAACCCATTTCTCGGCCTTCGCTCTGTTCGTTTGAAACCTCACCATTAACAAATTTCTTAATGTTTCGAACATTGAAATGATTGGTTTTTCTCTTGCATCTAAAATCATGCTGTTGAAACACTCACACATGTTGTTCAGAAGTACATCACATTTTGGAATCGTGCTGAAGTATGCCTTGGACCAATGTTGTTCCGGTTTTTTGCTCAACCAGATATACGCATCAGAATTTATCTTCTTCAAGTCTTCCATCCGCCTTTTGAACTCTTCAACTCTTGTTGCCCTAGCCGCAGCCCAAAGGGCATTTTTAATTCCCACACCTCTGAAACCATCGTTTTTCATGTTAGTGTACAGATGCCTAACACAAAATCTGTTTTCGGCATTCGGAAACAAATTCTCAAAGGCAGGAATCAAGCCTTTTTGCTTATCAGACATGAAGGTCCAACCATCTTCATTCTCAAAGCCAATGTCGTTATTCAACAACTGCAGAAACCACATCCAACTATCCTTTGTCTCTCCTTCCACCAATGCATAAGCAATTGGAAAAATGTTGTTATTTGGATCTAGGCCAACTGCTGTCAACAACTGCCCACCAATATTGGTTTTCAAAAAACATCCATCCACTCCAACCACAGGTCTACAAGACTCCTTAAAACCTTGTTTACAGGCCGAGAAGCACACATACAGCCTCTGAAATCTTGGCGCATCATCTCCATCAGTCAGTTTCAGAATCACAGATGCACCTTCGTCGGACCTTCTCAATTCAGCACAGTAATTTCTTATTTGGCTAAATTGCTCCGCTATGCTGCCATCAACTAGCTTTAATGCCTTCTTCCGACCCAAATAAGCTTGTTTATATGTGAGGGAGACATTCAAAGTAGATTTAACCTCTTCTCGGAACTCTCTGGTACCTAACTTAGGATTTGATTTCAATTTACTCACAAAAGTTTCACCTAACCAGCTTGACTTGATGTTTTTGTTCTTAACATTCCAATAGCAGTTTTTGTGCTCGGGTTTAAACGTCTTTATCTGCCAGCAACTGTCCTTATTCACGGGTGACACATGAATAACCCATTCACATCCTTCATTTTTGCACACACCTCGAAGCCTACTCTTATCATTCTTGACAAAGTTGACTACCATCCCTCGTCTAATACAATGACTCTCTATAGCAAACTTTGCCTCTTTTTTTGAATTAAATATCATACCAAGCTTCAAATCAGGATTTTCAGAGGAGGCATACATTTCGAATTTTTGTGAATCTTCCTCTTGAGAATCAAATGCACTCTCTAACTCATCACTTTCTGCACAATCATCATCTCCTTCATCACCTTGCATTCTCTCAAACAAATCATTGGAAATATCACCATCAATGACTATATTTTCTCCTTCTCCCCTAATATTATCATCAACAGCGAAATCGAAATCACTATCATAAAATTCTGCCTCAACTTCATCAGTCTGTCCAACCCTTGTTTTCAGTTCACCTTCTTTGGGTTTCTCTAAAACACCACTTGCATCTATCTCATATATTGAAACCAATTCATCATGTTCAATATAAATTTCCACTTCATAGTTTTTGGGGACGTGGTTCCTAATTTGAACCACATCATCATCAGTTTCCAAATATCTACCATTGTTCAAAGATTTACCTATTTTGTGCCAAAATCTGAGCTTATCTTTCTCCACGCATCCTACTTGCTCAGCATAACCCCAGAGTTCAATCAAGCCTATCTTATCCATATCCACAAAATCAAAGTATTCAGTATTACCACCGTTGTACGTTTTCCTCTTGCGCTTGCTGTCCATAGAACCATTGTAGTACAACTTAATTGTAATAAGAGTGGGTTCTCGCATCCAGCCTAAAATGCACAAGAGCAAACATAAGTAAATGtgataaatctcaaaaattttATCTGTCAACGGTAGTCGAACAGAATAAGAGAAACATTACCATAATTCGGGGTGAATTCAAGAGACATTATACTTCTTTTAGCCATTACCAAACAGTAATTTCAAAAACCAACTCGGGGGTGTTTCTTCGAGTTCGCCCTTCCCTTTCTTCGTGTTCGCCTTTCCCTTTACTTCATACGTCTAATTTGGGGATTAGGGTTCTTGTACAGTTGGGGAGTAAAAGGTGAAGGAGTCAACGTGATATGAGTCAAAGTTAATGAAGAAATCGGCATGTGAGTAGCACGTGATGCGAGTCAACGTTAATCTTAACGTCGGGGCAACGGCAGGGACCAATTCGGGCgtattttaaaaacattaagGATTAATTAATCAGTCAACAATGATGAAGGACTGAAATGAGAAAAACGAGTAACGAAAAAGACGAAAATGAGCATTATCCCATAATAATATGAGCAGCATTGAATAGATCCACCACAGAATAAATGTATTAGGGCCATACGTTCTGCCAACCTCTCCTCCCTCCCTTTTCCAGCTTTAAATACCTTCACTCACTCATGCTTGCACATACAAACGCGCAATCGCAAATTCCGTGAAATTCGAAGGCGAATCAGCGAAGAGGAAAAGGAATTTTTATCAGAAATGGCGAGTGGAAGAGCAGATCTGGACGGCAATTTGATAAAGCCGATGACGATATGTATGATCGGCGCCGGAGGTTTCATTGGCTCGCATCTATGCGAGAAGCTGATGGCGGAGACGCCGCACAAGGTGTTGGCGGTTGATGTTTATAATGACAAAATCAAGCACCTACTTGAGCCATCCGGTGGCGTCTCTCCCCTGTCGGTGGATCGCATCCAGTTCCATCGCCTTAACATTAAGAATGACTCGCGCCTTGAAGGACTCATCAAGATGGCAGATCTTGTAATTTTCATCAACCTCTCGATGtttcttttgcatttttttGGTTGGTGCTTCGTCGATAAGATTTGTTCAACTTATATTTTTGCGTTTTCTCGAACTTTCATTTTCGTTTCTTATTCACGTGTTCTGTTGGTTGGAAAACTTCTTCATTTGAAGCTTATTCAGATCTTGACCAGATTTTCTGGTCTCTGCTGGTTTGAGTTTGATGTTTTCGCAGCATTTCGTCAATTTCTTTCTTTAGTAAATTTTTAACGTTAGCTTCGTTTACATAGTTATTATATATTTGCGGGGAAAGATGTATTCATTATAGACTAATTTCTTAATTTTTTCTCCACAATTTTTTATTGCTCGATTGGTTATGCTACTGCACGCTCGTTATTTTCGAAACTGGGCTTATTTTTGAGTTTTCTCGTGACTTAGACTATAAATCTTGCTGCTATATGCACTCCAGCGGATTACAATACGCGTCCGCTTGACACAATTTACAGCAATTTCATTGATGCTCTCCCGGTGGTAAGTGCTTTTATGCTAAATTCTTGGACAGTGATGATTGGTACTTGGACCAATTGAAATGTTTGTTTTTTTATGTGTTTGGGTTTAGGTTAAATACTGTTCCGAGAACGGCAAGCGTCTCATACATTTCTCCACTTGTGAAATCTATGGAAAAACAATTGGTTCTTTTCTAAATAAAGATAGCCCATTGCGACAGGTGAGTGGCTGCTGGTTTCCACTAGATTGGGTGGATGTTGTTACTGGAGGAACTGTGCTTTCTTGATACATTTATTTTTGTACATTTCCACATGAGACGAGTCTCTTTCAATGTTCCATGTTGACTGCTTTTTCTGGCCGTTACAGCTGGACTGACAGATCAAGATTACAAGTTGTTTATTTCATATAAAAGTTATTCACGTGGACCCACAGGCCACAaggcattattttaaattatttagttTCGTTCATATAGACAAATGTGCTTCACACCACCCTTGACTAGTTCCCATTCTATCTTGATCATAATGAAAAAAATCACGATCATTTGGATATTTGCCATCTGTGAAGTAATAATAGAATGACGGTATCTTGAAAATAATGTCTTAACACTGTCCGTACAAGTATTGGCTACATCGGTAACAGTTTGGTTTAGTTTACGCTTTACATTAGTATTACCACCAAAGCTTCTTCGCTAACTTCTCTTTCTGTTATCCTCCTATCAGCTTAAAATCAGTGTGATGTACTTGCTTCTTTTAGGGTGAAAAAACTTGTAATAATGTAGATGGCAAGTCCTAAACTGTCTTCATGTAGTTGGATCCGCAAGTTTTTGGAATGTTCCATACTCTACTTGAGCATCCAAATCTGGGTCAATACCAGCAAAAGAGGATAAATTGTATTGGTTTACTCACACTGTCCATTATGTTTTCAACCATACTGAGTAGTCTTGAACTATTCCAGTTTTTCCACTAATGTGTTGCAAGTGTTATTTTCAATTTTGTGGATTGACAAGTCTGGtgaagaattttcaatcatcatTCACCTTTTTTCATCAGGACCCTGCCTACTATGTTCTTAAAGAAGATGAATCCCCTTGCATTTTTGGCTCAATTGACAAGCAGAGGTGGTCATATGCATGTGCGAAACAGTTAATTGAGAGGTTGATCTATGGTGAGCGATTAATCTTTATTCATCTACTTGGTTTTGGAGTTACATTTTTCACGAATTTCTTGTTTCCTAGCGGAGGGTGCTGAAAATGGCCTTGAATTCACAATTGTAAGGCCATTCAATTGGATCGGTCCTAGAATGGATTTTATACCTGGGATTGATGGTCCGAGTGAAGGTGTTCCTAGAGTTCTAGCATGCTTTAGCAATGTAAGATCATTTTGACTCGCTGATCAGTCACCACACTTTTGAAATTGTTTATTTATTGGCTGTTGATTCTCTTTCTATTTAGAATCTTTTAAGGCATGAACCACTTAAGCTTGTGGATGGCGGCCAATCACAGAGAACCTTTGTTTATATCAAGGATGCCATTGAAGCTGTTCTGTTGATGATTGTAAGTTCAATATGTGTTACCTACTTACCCTTGTATTCCTATTCAAGTAAATCTTACAAACCCATAATTGATGGTGCTGTTTTCCTTAGGAAAATCCATCCAGGGCAAATGGTCAGATATTTAACGTGGGAAACCCTAACAATGAAGTTACCGTTCGGCAGCTTGCTGAAATGATGACACAGGTTAGGATGGGACACAGTGCTTTCCTTctctataaattttaaattatgtattagtctcaatttgtttcttttttttgcAGGTTTATTCAAAGGTTAGTAGAGAATCTCCACTGGATACCCCTACTATTGATGTTAGCTCCAAAGAATTTTATGGGGAAGGTTACGACGACAGTGACAGGAGAATTCCTGACATGACAATAATCAACAGACAACTTGGTAAAGACTCATTTTTAGACGGAACTTGTCTACTCGTAAAAACCATTGTTTTCCCTAGTTTACTCATTTCAACTCATGTGATTGTCAGGGTGGAATCCGAAGACCTCTCTATGGGATTTACTCGAGTCAACTCTTACTTACCAACACAGGACATATGCTGAAGCTATCAAGAAGGCCACCTCAAAACCAACTGCAAGCTGATTAAATCCAGAAGCTCTGCTCTTCACCTCCGGGTGCTGTTATTTCCCCGTGGCCTATGTAACTCTTCGAATCTTTACGAATTTGGTATTGTTCCTTCATATATACGAGTCATTCTTTGTATCTCGAGTCCCAGTAGTCTACTGCCGGTCCGCCGCAATTGTAACCTTCATGTAAGTCTAGTTCTTTGAGGAATCACATAATAGTACTCTCCATTATATTATCCTGGACATCATACGAGTTAAAGCTATTATTGTTCCCTTCAGGTTTTGTTACAGTGACCACCTATTCTTGGTTTTATGAAATGGAGAGCATGTTGTATTTTGTTTCCTACTTTTCAGTCTTTgaaaattttcatatatattttttatttaattttattttattccatGTTTTGGAATTTTTTGTTTGCGTCGAGATTATGTGAGAGCTAAAACCCTGAACTACGTCAATGTCCGTGTGTTATGGTGGCTTTTGTGCTTGGGAATGACCTAAGGTTGTGGTTGGATGAGatgaaaatatttgatttggagTTTTGAAATGAGTCTAATTTTAAGTAGATTTCAAGTTTATCATAATTAATCTTGTATTTATATAGTTGGTGAGGTTGATTTAAAATTCATAAAGCATAATTCATCCAAGCAATCAAATGAATTTGAGATTCATAGCTTCAAATCACAGAATCCAAACACAAATTAATATTTGCGTGTTTCAGTTCCTTTCGTGCCTAATTGAAGATTATGTTAGTACAACAATTGAGCAACATGTCAAGTTTCAGATTATAATCTGGATTTTTCACCAGTTTTGAACTTATATTCAATGATATATcttctaaataaaattttaaatttatagaaTTTTTAAATAGTTAATGTGGCATGTTATACGAGAATTCCCACCCTAGTCGGGCAAATCATATCTCCAACAACCATTTCCCATCGGGGTTTTATCTTTTTCAAAAGCTTCGGTCGCCATATATCAATACACTTGTTTCGGAAGAAATTCTATTTATGCAAACCATGGCAAGCACCGTCTAAAGATAacaaattgtgtgagacggtctcacagatcgtattttgtgagacgcatatcttatttggatcatttatgaaaatatattacttttatgctaagaataatactttttattgtaaatatcggtagaattgacctgtctcacatatatagattcgtgagaccatatCACAAGATACTTACTCCTATCTAAAACTTGCAAAATTGTACAAATACTGTCATTCTTAATACAATGATggtatgacaaaaacttgtgtgagacgatctcacgggtcgtatttgtgagatagatctcttatttgggtcactcatgaaaaagtattacttttcatgctaagagtattgttttttattgtgaatattggtagatttgacccgtctcacggattatgatccgtgagacggtctcacatgagactcattctGATGGTATGATGATTTTCCAAAAAAGAGGACTGAAATTCATCCATTGATCCAAATCTTGGAATCATGTATCTCCAAATTGTAAtagacaaaacaaaacaaaagttAAATATTTGAGGTCAGTTTATGTATGTTGGACTTTGTGTCTACTAAAGTTGGAATAAATCAAAGGGATCTAAAGCACAAAGTTTATTGGACTCACTTGAAGTAATTGGCCAATACTTAAAGACAGGCCCAAGAAGGAAAAATGTTAATTCAGCCCAATAACTTGTTTAGCTGTTTGGGGAATATAAAACTGATTTACGGGAGCCGGGAGGTTCAGTTTCTTATTTTTCCGAGATTTGAGTTCTTGAGAAATACAAACCCATTCAATTTATCTCTCGGCATATTCGAAGGAAACAAGAGCGCACATCCAAAAAGAAAGAGAAGATTGAAAGATTCAAGGAGGACAAGAGGAATAGATAAGCTCTTGCCGTAATCGTCTCAATTTTCTTGTCGAAGAGGCAAGACAAGTCAAGCCTTTTCATTAGGCTAGGACGTAGATGAAAGTGGGTTGACGAAATTATCAAAGTAAGGCCTGTTGTGCGGTGACAACATACAAGCACTTGAATTATGTGACTATTGGGCTAAGAGAGTTAAGTTTGCCCGAGGCAAACATGCCTCATCTAAAACGATAGAATACATTCATTCAGCTGTGGGGGCCTTCCAAGACTCCAAATCATGGTGGATGCCAATACTTTATGTACATATTGATGATGATCATTCGAGTAAGGTCTGGAAATGTCTTTTGAAA contains:
- the LOC140829798 gene encoding uncharacterized protein; the encoded protein is MAKRSIMSLEFTPNYGWMREPTLITIKLYYNGSMDSKRKRKTYNGGNTEYFDFVDMDKIGLIELWGYAEQVGCVEKDKLRFWHKIGKSLNNGRYLETDDDVVQIRNHVPKNYEVEIYIEHDELVSIYEIDASGVLEKPKEGELKTRVGQTDEVEAEFYDSDFDFAVDDNIRGEGENIVIDGDISNDLFERMQGDEGDDDCAESDELESAFDSQEEDSQKFEMYASSENPDLKLGMIFNSKKEAKFAIESHCIRRGMVVNFVKNDKSRLRGVCKNEGCEWVIHVSPVNKDSCWQIKTFKPEHKNCYWNVKNKNIKSSWLGETFVSKLKSNPKLGTREFREEVKSTLNVSLTYKQAYLGRKKALKLVDGSIAEQFSQIRNYCAELRRSDEGASVILKLTDGDDAPRFQRLYVCFSACKQGFKESCRPVVGVDGCFLKTNIGGQLLTAVGLDPNNNIFPIAYALVEGETKDSWMWFLQLLNNDIGFENEDGWTFMSDKQKGLIPAFENLFPNAENRFCVRHLYTNMKNDGFRGVGIKNALWAAARATRVEEFKRRMEDLKKINSDAYIWLSKKPEQHWSKAYFSTIPKCDVLLNNMCECFNSMILDAREKPIISMFETLRNLLMVRFQTNRAKAEKWVGVMCPKIRVVLAKNSKEAAAFSPLMADETHFQITGLHQQHSVDLCKMTCSCRKWDLTGIPCAHAVCAIWCKQENPEAYVHRFYSVLKYKQCYSRSIMPINGSALWPECQLTPPLPPMYKEKVGRPAKLRRRQPDEVPASRQSKLKGVKRNNKCRTCGGFGHNQRSCNITKASGLDNPSQENNDMASGPIQTPQNFSEMDIGDVLELLLRY
- the LOC140830912 gene encoding UDP-D-apiose/UDP-D-xylose synthase 2-like — translated: MASGRADLDGNLIKPMTICMIGAGGFIGSHLCEKLMAETPHKVLAVDVYNDKIKHLLEPSGGVSPLSVDRIQFHRLNIKNDSRLEGLIKMADLTINLAAICTPADYNTRPLDTIYSNFIDALPVVKYCSENGKRLIHFSTCEIYGKTIGSFLNKDSPLRQDPAYYVLKEDESPCIFGSIDKQRWSYACAKQLIERLIYAEGAENGLEFTIVRPFNWIGPRMDFIPGIDGPSEGVPRVLACFSNNLLRHEPLKLVDGGQSQRTFVYIKDAIEAVLLMIENPSRANGQIFNVGNPNNEVTVRQLAEMMTQVYSKVSRESPLDTPTIDVSSKEFYGEGYDDSDRRIPDMTIINRQLGWNPKTSLWDLLESTLTYQHRTYAEAIKKATSKPTAS